A window from Methylocystis sp. MJC1 encodes these proteins:
- a CDS encoding acyl carrier protein, which produces MIETIRRLLQENGRLHTPIDTLSDSADLYEAGLTPFAAIRTMLAIEEAFDVEFPVNMLRRQSFSSINAIVACLNELHPHAAARQAA; this is translated from the coding sequence ATGATCGAGACCATCCGCCGCCTGCTGCAAGAAAACGGCCGCCTGCATACGCCTATCGATACGCTGTCCGACAGCGCGGATCTTTACGAGGCCGGCCTGACGCCCTTCGCGGCCATCCGCACCATGCTCGCGATCGAAGAGGCTTTCGACGTCGAGTTCCCGGTGAATATGCTGCGCCGTCAGAGCTTTTCCTCGATCAACGCGATCGTCGCCTGCCTGAATGAATTGCATCCCCACGCCGCCGCCCGCCAGGCCGCGTGA
- a CDS encoding tetratricopeptide repeat protein: MKRLAALLTIVTCLAAGAARAQQDEPPSVGTDEHGGTFLFIPGVGKIPLPPGARGFGPSDPADPFGGLAPRAPDRKLAKPRPEPPKSPEERRAEEMSRLFARLATAEDDREAQAVTAAILSRWSRSGSDTIDLLAARALAAEVAGAPALSKALLDYVVALAPGWPDGFVRRARVMASEGDAAGALADLETAARLEPKRFDALEALGSLAEKAGDKKRALSAYRKALDISPRNDTVRKNEERLQIEVEGRDI; this comes from the coding sequence ATGAAAAGGCTTGCCGCGCTCCTGACGATTGTGACTTGCCTCGCGGCGGGCGCCGCTCGCGCGCAGCAGGACGAGCCGCCGTCCGTGGGGACCGACGAGCACGGGGGAACCTTTCTGTTCATCCCTGGCGTAGGCAAAATCCCCTTGCCGCCGGGCGCGCGCGGATTTGGTCCAAGCGATCCAGCGGACCCATTCGGGGGGCTCGCGCCGAGGGCGCCGGACCGCAAGCTAGCGAAGCCTCGGCCAGAGCCGCCGAAATCGCCTGAAGAGCGGCGGGCCGAGGAGATGAGCCGTCTGTTCGCCCGCCTCGCGACGGCCGAGGACGATCGCGAGGCGCAAGCGGTCACCGCCGCCATTCTCAGTCGCTGGTCTCGATCGGGCTCGGACACGATCGATCTCCTCGCCGCCCGGGCGCTCGCCGCAGAGGTCGCGGGCGCGCCGGCGCTCTCCAAAGCTTTGCTCGATTATGTTGTCGCCCTGGCTCCCGGCTGGCCCGACGGCTTCGTGCGCCGGGCGCGCGTCATGGCGTCCGAGGGGGACGCGGCGGGCGCGCTGGCGGATCTGGAAACGGCGGCGCGGCTCGAGCCAAAGCGCTTCGATGCGCTGGAAGCGCTCGGGTCGCTGGCCGAGAAGGCCGGGGATAAAAAGCGTGCGCTTTCCGCTTATCGTAAGGCGCTCGATATCTCGCCGCGCAATGACACGGTCAGAAAAAACGAAGAGCGGCTGCAGATAGAGGTCGAAGGGCGCGATATTTAA
- a CDS encoding malonic semialdehyde reductase, producing the protein MTDAKQLPPDVLAQLFTAARTHNGWRDREVPDSLLELAVDYAKWGPTSANCSPLRVVFVRSPEAKARLAPALSPGNHDKTLAAPATAIVGYDLDFPEHLPFLYPAADARSWFVGNETLIKDTAFRNGSLQGAYLILALRAVGLDTGPMSGFDNAKVDAEFFAGTKIKSNFLINIGYGDPAKLYPRGPRFAFEDMAKIF; encoded by the coding sequence GTGACAGACGCGAAACAACTCCCGCCCGACGTCTTGGCGCAGCTCTTTACCGCCGCCCGCACACACAACGGCTGGCGCGACAGGGAAGTGCCCGACTCTCTCCTGGAGCTTGCGGTCGATTACGCTAAATGGGGACCGACAAGCGCCAATTGCTCCCCCCTGCGGGTCGTCTTCGTGCGCTCGCCGGAGGCCAAGGCGCGGCTCGCGCCCGCCCTGTCGCCCGGCAATCATGACAAGACCTTGGCCGCGCCGGCGACGGCCATCGTCGGCTATGACCTCGACTTCCCCGAGCATCTGCCTTTTCTTTACCCTGCAGCGGATGCGCGCTCATGGTTCGTCGGCAATGAGACGCTGATAAAGGACACTGCCTTTCGCAACGGTTCGCTGCAGGGGGCCTATTTGATTCTCGCCTTGCGCGCGGTGGGCTTGGACACGGGCCCGATGAGCGGCTTCGACAACGCCAAGGTCGACGCCGAATTTTTCGCCGGCACAAAAATTAAGTCGAACTTTCTCATCAATATCGGCTACGGCGATCCGGCCAAGCTTTATCCGCGCGGGCCGCGTTTCGCCTTCGAGGATATGGCCAAGATTTTTTGA